The sequence below is a genomic window from Bombus fervidus isolate BK054 chromosome 2, iyBomFerv1, whole genome shotgun sequence.
actttcAACTTGCgcttatttaaaaatcaaatttgcTTTGTACCATTATTCTTAATGATGTAATAAATGCAATTCTTAACGTGGAATGTACATCTCCAGCTTCGAGTACAGAAAACTATGCAtacgtaaaaaaatatttataaacgatagtaatagtaaattaTGAATCACTGAAATATAACCCTTCaccaaaaatgtacagaatttaaatatcaacaGTATAGCATTTGTGTTtaccatttttttttacaaattcctTTTAACGCTAACAGGTTGGTGTGTATTTCAATAATGTACAATCAGATCTAAATAGATAAACCTCTTTGTGGCTTAAAGAAATCTACAAAAATCTAATGATAAAAGTATAAACTAATCGTGGTTTtcattttaatgtaataaagCATACAGAGTAGATattgatttataaaaacaaaacgaAAAGTTTACTAAGTACTATTTCAtgcaaacattttttcattgaaaagcAAAAAATATATCACCAAATACAATGacataaagaaaaaggaacacccaataagaaatttagaaatatacaGTAATTTGTACAAAGagatttaataaatgtttaacatataaaactatgtttgtttgttaaaaagaaaaaaatgataaatgcaTTATGgcttaaataacatttttaaacttttaataaaCGTAAGATGAAGAATGACATACTTTTCATAcagttttttttaaatgtgcTATTAAGTTGGACTTaatagattttattaattactgttTCTTCATGCCTATTTTACACGTTAAATAAATGAGTATTGTTTAAGGTTATTGAAATGAATTTCCTGTGAATTTTTTTGCCATTGAAATATTGTCGTTACAGGTGCTGAATTTGATTATGAAACTGCTATGGTATCAGTAATTGGGCATGGTGTTACAGAAGTTTTGTAATGACAAAATGAGCAGTGCTTTTATATGACAGATTAACTATACAGTTATCACTAACTGAAGAGCTGCTCAGTGGCACGTTCCAAATCCCAATTGTATGAAGATAAAGCAACTCTTGCATTATGTTCCTCAATACCCATATCTGTTAGTCGCCTTATTTTATCATCTAAATCAGGCATCTTTGCTGGtcctgtaaataattttagtgtttacagaaaaattgcaattacaTGTTACAATTAATTCTCTACAATATGCACTTACCACctgcatatacatatgtccAATGTTTGGCAGTTTGACGAAACATTTCTGGATGTTCTTTATATTGCCTAGCCACTACAGCGTCTTGTGGATCATCTGGTTCTGCTGCAGATAATAAAGCTTGTAATGATAGCAGTACCGTACGTAAAGTCATAGCAGCAGCCCTAAAAATcagtataagaaatataaaatatatttcaagcaACATAAAGTCatcattttttatcttatttaacAGAATTACATACCACTGGTCTTTCAATATATCTAAACATATAGC
It includes:
- the Ubc4 gene encoding ubiquitin conjugating enzyme 4 isoform X1, whose protein sequence is MANIAALRIQREFKEVIRSEEVAKCAIKVELVNDSFTELKGEIAGPPDTPYEGGNFVLEIKVPETYPFNPPKVRFITKIWHPNISSVTGAICLDILKDQWAAAMTLRTVLLSLQALLSAAEPDDPQDAVVARQYKEHPEMFRQTAKHWTYVYAGGPAKMPDLDDKIRRLTDMGIEEHNARVALSSYNWDLERATEQLFS
- the Ubc4 gene encoding ubiquitin conjugating enzyme 4 isoform X2; this encodes MQIVAIFTHVAKCAIKVELVNDSFTELKGEIAGPPDTPYEGGNFVLEIKVPETYPFNPPKVRFITKIWHPNISSVTGAICLDILKDQWAAAMTLRTVLLSLQALLSAAEPDDPQDAVVARQYKEHPEMFRQTAKHWTYVYAGGPAKMPDLDDKIRRLTDMGIEEHNARVALSSYNWDLERATEQLFS